The DNA sequence tgttttggggaaaagtaacttctgaaaatacctatctctaaatgtgattaaaatgaaaagaggatttgaatagtgtgctgtgacagaattgattttgaaaaaaaagagataggtaaaagtgattttgaaaactggataaaacgatcagatatgggatatattggggccagagtaggcctattgaggtggcgtaagaggctaattcggttgcgcacactgtataaccgattagtccagcaggttagagacctagctagtctctgagttctggaacaggtaaatgggatgggTAGTTGGAGTCGtccggtgttgatagcctgatcagctgtcttcacatatccactacgtatctgatttgaGTTTTGTGGTTCCCGTAGCGGAACAAGTGGTTTatatagtggatttggaaatgaagatagcatgctaagatttaattctggtatttatacacagcacactactgatgatattattttacagagcatgctaattttgaatatccagtttacgTATGTTTTTACTTGATGTGTAACAAATTATAATTTCTGTTCCGATAACTGTTTTACCATAAGTTGTtttgcttgttattcatatagcggtactgctgagcaaacaattgctcacccttgcagaatgttttatatatgtattgcaaatgcctaggagattcttccgtggtattcagggcagagttccagttccctttGTGTCAGAatcctctgagatggttgtgttggacTAAGGGTGGtttgttgagttgctgtgttaagttagctgcgtcaGGATGATTGTTATAAGTAGGTTTATGTTTGTTGTAActtaaatcatacttaaacctgacaaagatcttggaaaaaggggtcgtatttatattctatcttggaattaattatattatgtttgttatggtgattgttgatgacgtcaactcctgaccccggggttgaggccgtcacagaaCTCGTCCTGTGAAATTCAGGGAATTCGTGTTTGAAAGAGATCAAGTGTGGGGAGTGAATCCCAAGGCGTTTGTTAAGAACTTTGAATTAATagaaaattgatgaagaagacgcgtcctccagctgcaaaaagaaggaagaaaaactTGAGGACGCGTCTTAGGAATAGAAGAGAAAAAAGGGAAGATCTTGGAAACATATGAGGACGCATCCTAGGAATCTATCGCAGGAGACGTACTACGGTGACGCGTCCTAGTAAGGCAATGCCTCTATATGACCTTCGGTTAAAACAACTTAAAAACATGTCTTAAACAAAAAAATATGAGACGCGCCCTTTGAGGATAACGCGTCCTAAATTAGGGAAATATGTGGGAATTCTAACCGACTATTAGCAATTTGGGGAAAATATAATAAAACCCTAAAAACATGTAACTAAAGAATCAAAAGAGCAGAATATGGAGATTTgttatatatacacacatacatacatgacCAAAGTGAAGAACAGTTCATGAGAGCATGAGGAATATGAACGGTTTTTTGCTCATTAAAGCCGATTTACTCGACCAAATGAAGAAATAAAAGAAGATTCACGTACCTCATAAGTTGGGGGTTGGATTAAGCTAGAGAAATCGAGTAATGGCCGGTGGAACCGTCAGATTCTTGGACTTAACTTCTTGCAGCGACGGTAATGGCggtttttggagagagagaaAAGAGGAAAGTGACAATAAAGTGATGTGACTAaggtatttatagaaaagtaggtGGATGACGTGTGCACCAGCTGTCACGCAACGGTTAGTTGTGAATAAAAACCTTGGGCGCGTCTAGGTGTTAGGACGCGTCCTAATGTATTGCAATGGGGTAATCCAAATTTTGCTTATGGTTGTAAGTAAAATTCCAATTTTATTTTCaactgcaaatggaatttggggggtagttgttatacccaaaatttggcattggattgaCTTGGGTCAAATGCGGATCAAGTACGGTCAAACTAGGTATTGCATTGTAGGAGGTGAGGACGCGTCCAGGCACAGAGGACGCGCCCAAATTTGAGGAGATGTTTTATGGAGGATGGTCTGATAATGGGGAAGCTTGGGAGTGCATGATTAGGGTAGAACGCGCCCGGGCATTGTGGGCGCGTCCATAGTGGTGAAGGTATTTGGAAAATATGGACTTTTGGCAATAGAAGCTGCAGGACGCGCTCGTACTGCTTAGGACGCGTCTTGTCGCCGTGGCATGCTGTAAGAAGCAGTTGTTGAGGAATCAATGCAGGTTTTATGGAGGTTAGGGCGTGCCCAGTGTCTTAGGATGCGTCTTGTGTTTAGTCTATATACTCTCAATGGTGACTTCAggacaaagcttgcatggagaggagcagtggagattatttttactaacgtatttgttgcaggtactctttgcAGAATTCTCTCTTTGAGACGGTCtaggagggggatgtccgtgaaaaacttgaaggcctccagaggtatgcctgatgattgaaggcctccttctgtattcaacgggtgtcctcgttggggatgcagGTTAACATTGATGTGTGCTTTGGGAACcctgttcttgtattcaacgggtgtccttgttggagaactttggagtcatcctgcactttgcacccaagagcttgggatcacctatcctgttatctggtgggttatcctcattcgggggacagggatgcgTCCGACACTTAtggtgaaccgtggctatacttgcgtccgtaaatcaagggagatagctgtagcggagtgttatccttgcgcagtgagatgcactatccgtgaagtcctgcgattacggatgagccttgggccttcgcggttgggcctcatagttggacattcctaaagctagcggaagacatactttggatgggcttctaccgggcctagtaataagaagtctaagcctattagatttcttgttccacaagaactacgtcaggcttgatccctatataaagggtacgtaggcatattgagagggtaagaagttgagagctgataagagaggcaccacttactctgatcaatctcagcctaaaacaaccacaaaccaccacacaccgcttgatttttTGGAAAATAACCCCCGTCATAGATCTTAATTTaggcgagaaacctcaatctttgttgttaccagattcctccgtcaataAGACCCTTTGGAGCATTTTCTTAGAGATAACATGGAAGATTTGGATGAAAACTTTATTGGACATATGGAGAGTAGCAATGCATGGTCTACTTTTAGAAATAATTTAGAATATGAAATGTATGACGCTCATCTCCAACAGTTCTAGTTTTCGTAAAAAAAACTAGCTAGTAGTTTTAAGGAACTTTGTTTTATGCTGCTTTGTTTCGACTAGGAAATTGGATTGACCATTTATACCAATATTTCTAGTTGGATTGATTAAGATACAATGTCTCTGTAGTATAGACTTAATATTTTGctttgtaatttatttattagaaagaAGTTTGACCAGCCTGACTGTGATGTTTTGcttttattttcttaattaataaCTCTAGTTTTAGAGTACTAGTAGTATTGTACAATTATATTTTAGTCTGTGATATTTTATGTAATTTGGTTACCAATACATGGATTTATGTGATGCAAAGGTAACTCCGGAAATCTACAATTTATAGTCAGGTTATTACTATCATTCTCATCCCTCATTCCCTGGTATACTTTTTTATGTCATATGAGTTTAAATAGTAAATGTGGATTTTTCGTGAGAAAAAAATAGTACTCACTGATGAATTGGTTATATGAGTGATTTTGATATAACTGATAATCTAATGTTATCATATTTTCATTGTTAGTATTTTATGCTTAGCTTCCCTAGAACTTACGTTGTATTTTTATCTATGTATTTTCATCTTAATTTTCAGTGATCATGAGAAACTCACAAGGAAATGAAAGCAATAGTACTCGAAAATGCTCGAGATGGATAGTTGTGCACTTGTTAATGCAATTAATGATTTACTAAAACTGGGTGGCCAGAAAGGAGACAGTGGTCAATTTAAAAGTGGTGCTTGGGCTAAAGTGGAAGCTATtatgcaacaaaaattacctgGATGTGACGAAAAAGCCAAGTCTCATATCGAATCTAGAATTAAGCTATTAAGAAAATAATATGATGCTATTGCAGAGATGTTAGGTCCAAGTGCTAGTATGATTGGCTGGAATGATAAAGGAAAGTTTGTCAAATGTCCACAATCTGTTTGGGATGATTGGGTAAAGGTAATTATTAGAACATTACAATAAATTTGGCCaacattatatttatttgatatttttaatattacaACATGTAAAAAGTGTGTCAATTGTGCATTATAGAGTCACCCAAATGCTGCAAGTCTGAGGAATAAGCCTTTCCCGTTATTTGATGAGCTTAGATGAATATTTTGGAAAGACCGAGCTATAGGAAATGAGTCTGCAAATGCAATGGATGCACTTGAAGAACTTGAGGACGAAATAAGGGATGTGGAAGATGAACAAGTACCTGGTTTCACGGAGGATAATCATACTCCTAAAAAATTATACCGTCAAATGGAGACTCCCGGTTCAAGCACATCTTCCTCTGTTAGGAAAAAAAGACTAGGACTGAAACCATTGAAGCTTGAAAGATGTTTCCAGCAAGCTTGAAAAAATGAGTGGTGTTATGGAGACTGCTAGTGAACATATCAGACGACTTGCTAGCTGCTTTTAGTATGAGTCTAATTCTGCAGAAAGAAGAATGTAGGTAACATCTGAAGTAATGAAAATTCAAGGGCTAAGTGCTCCTCAAGTACTGATGGTATTGAAAAAAATTGCTCTAAATCCTCTTGAAGTTGACTTCTTTTTCAGTCTTCCGGATGATTACAAATATACTTATGTGCAAGGTTTGTTAATCCCGGATGAAGAAGATAAAAAATTATCCTACAGCTTCATGAGGTGTAGGAATATTTTAGTTGCTCATTTTGAAGTTGCGACCTGCTGTTTTTGGTGATAGAATCTAGTATTTGGATTAAACACTATTTGAAGTTGTGTCTCCTGCTTCATCGATTACAAGAATCCTTTCTTTTTTAATCCACCTTTACTCGCATTTTCTATGTGTTTAGACGTTTGTGTTTAGACGTTTATTATGAGGATAATATTATTCTGTCACCCTCTCATAATCTCAGAATTATCAGCTCGgattataattattttcatttAAAATAGTTCATTTATGTAGTTACCAGACAAGTTAAGAAGCGTGAGGTTGAAAAGTTTTGAAATGTTAGGAGGAATAGAGTCATACATGAGGGTATGATATAGTTTTCTGTTGGTTGCAAAATGTTAAAGTGTAGTGGCTTGTCTAATGCCGTTATGATGTCAAAGGCAAGCTAGTTCCAATGCTTCTAAAGGCTAAAGCTCTATGGATAGAGCTTATAGAAAATAATTCAATGAAGATAATGAAGCTCTGTTTATCGGGATTAAACTTGTGCTATCTAGAGCGAATTTTGGTTAAGTATAATACGAGATTTCCCTCTCTCTTTGAAAATATATGTAGTTCTTTTGAAAATGGTATGTTAGGAGAAAAGGATATTATAAAGCAAACGATATAGTACGATATATGCATATGGGTATAGTAGTCATTATATATATTAGATTGGAAATAGACTAGTTTAACCAAATAAATAATGAGAGATGAATACTCAGGAAGTTTAACTTACCTTTGTTAACCAAACAAAAATATAGCACTTCTCAGGAACTCTATTTACATGGGAAGTTAAATTTACTTGGGAAGTTAATACCCATGACTAACCAAACAAGCACTAAGTTTTCTACGTAATGTTTACTTTCATATCAGTGGCCAAATTATAGCCTATATAATACATAACCAATAAACACGTATTATGTGTTTTATCGATAGTGTTCTTTTTTATGTCAGTTAATACTCTAACTCAAGTCATGTAATTTGTAGTAAATTAAAGAAAAATATTCATTACACAAGTATATTAAGTCTATCATGCTAGTATTTTCATTTTAAGTGCGTATTTCACTGACCATTATTGCCCATAACATCAATAAAAAGTTATTATGGTCAAATTTTTCTGAAAACAGTTATATTTCGTTTCATTACATTGTGTGCATTTAATGATAATTTTGGAAAAAGTCCAAGAATAAATTCGCACAACATTAACCATGGTTCTAACTTCTAAATATAGGTATAATAGAGTTGAGGTTGTGTCGAGCTGATTTCAAAATTGCACGTTCGACTCGAACTCGATTAAAAAGTTTAGGCTCGAACTCGAATTTGatcaaaattttaatttcaaactCGAAACTCGACTTTTAAAAATTTTGATAGACTCGAAAACTCGAATTGATTTCACCAAATGTTGATAAAAACTCGAAATATGTTCGGTTCGGCTCGAGttcaatttgattaaatatataaaatataaaatagtcatatttatacaaaaatatatttataattataaattaaaaataataaaggcGGCTCGCGAACCTTATGAGCTGAGTAATTTGAATTTCAAACTCGGCTGGTTAAAGAATTGGCGTAGTTCGAAGTCGATCTTGGCTCGATATTATCGAactaaattcaaatattttaaaagACGGGTTTGAGTAGCGAATGATACCCTTAATATTTTGATGATCACACTGATAGCAAGCTAATCATATTCTAATAGCTAGCTGGCAACATATCAAGTGTCAGCTTGCTGACAACATATATTTGAACCTAACAGCAAACTGTCTGGCAGTTTGATAAATATTCGGTAATAATTTAAAATCAGTTATTAGTTGGTCATAACACCTATTCACCCCCTCTATTTGTAAAATTTTATCGAATAATTTAACTTATTACGATACTAGTTTTAAACAAACGTTTCAATTGATCATATGTGTTGTTAATATTTACTTACGAATCTACATTCACGACGTTTAATATTTCAAAGACCGCGATAAAATGGGATTTTGATATTTTGCATACTTTTACTTGGTTTCGGAaaaaatatattcaaataaaGGAAATATACTATTAAAATGCAGAACTTTCTATAAAATATTTTTCACATATTCtgtataatttatttaattttcaaGGAAAATAAATTTCAATAGAGAAAAACTTTTTATCTCTTTAAAATGACTTCCCTTTTTCAAAGGGTAAACCATTTCTACAATGAACAATTGCTCAtcctttttatttttatttttttaattataggAAATAATGAAATATGACTAGAAATGTCAAAAAATTAAATTAAGGGTGAATATATTCTAACAGTAAGTTGTTTTTTTGACAAATAAACGGAGCATAAACCCAACTTTATTTCAGACAAAATAAAATTGTTATACATTAGAATTTGTTTTGagttatatataatattagagaacataaatatataaatgagttaaaataatgtaatttttttttctattttcatTATTTATTGCACAATtagtaaaagtaaataaaaacattTTACCAGAAATTATATTCAAATACGTAAATAGAATGTACAAATTTAtctaaattaaaaatatattttatgaATTTCAGAGATATTATCACTTTTCATTTTCACTAATAATTAATCTAAATTCGGAGGAAATCTATAATTGGGGAGAGTTAATGTGAAGTTTGAATTTCTTtagatttcaaagtttttaaaaATAGTGTGATATCCAACTGAATCTATCAATTAATGAAATGAGAAAAGTGAGAGTTTATAAAATTGTTATTAAAATCGTTCTTTGATGATAATATGTCATTATATTTTTGATTATTCTCCCACCTCCTACATAATtagaataaaaaaatataaataatctATAGTTAGTGAAATTTTTTGATATTTACTATGGAATATATGGCATTACTATATAAAATTTATCAACAATTATTATGAATTTTAGAAAAGTAAAGTAAACGAAATGTGCAAGTATAAATATAAGGGTGCATGTATTACTAGCAAAATCCAAATGTCCAATGTATATTAATAGGTAGATATCCTAACAGATTATatgatatataaaataatataatttttggCCCCTTGGGCCATTACTAATTTGCAATCTGCAGCAACTTCTAACTAACAACTTATTTCTGTTTTCATTCTTTTTTACAAAAAAGTTAGAAGTCCAACTACTTGATCTTTTTGCTTATTTATGCACAAAAACTAAGACCTTTTTGCTTATTTAATCCTCTTCCTTTCATTCTTGAAGGTAAGTGTGGTTTGAGAGAGGTAAAAAGTGCAGTTGTACCATTAAAAAACTGACATTTGAAATGAAGAACATAAGTAACGTGATTGAGGGCTTGAAGCCTACCATACTAATGGTGATTGCTGAAACCATTCTGGGTGCAAGTAATGTGTTGTTCAAACTGGCCTCAAACGACGGCGCCGACTTGAGAATTCTGGTCGCTTATCGCTTCTTATTTGCTTCTGCATTCCTGGTTCCAGTTGCACTAGTTGTCGAAAGGTCAATATTACACCCCAACTACACACGGCTCACACACGATATATATTTTTAGTTTTAATGTTTATGCTATTTTACAGAAACAGAAGGCCAAAGTTGACATGGAAGGTGATTTGGCAATCACTGTTATGTGCGTTCGTAGGGTATGTTATTGTTCTTGAATATTTggaaattattttgatattttgctATAATATTTCACTCTgggtttagaaaaatattgttAGCTAAGACTATAAATTATAGTTCTGACAAAGAAAGACAATTAATAATAGTTTAGCTTCGTTCAATCCTCTGCAAGATTTATTATAGTTCGTTTTTCCTTGGTAAGAACTTCATAATAGTTAGGCATGTATTTTCTCCTCGAGTTAGATTGATATGACAAAAAAAGTATTTTTCTAATATATTAAAATCCAATTTAATATGATTATGATTTGAAATCAATAGTCGATAGAGTAAGAAATAATGTAGCAAATAGGTATGCCTAGAAATAGAGTAATAATTAAATGTAAGGATAAGTGCTAATAAAAAGGGCAGGGATTACGGATTTTATTCAACTCTGGCTTCCAAACGAAATATATATATACAGGTCTATATGTGAAAGAATCTGATCAAATTGGTCTGTATTTAAATGTTTAATTTTGCCACTGAACTTTGCTGCTTTGATTGTGGCTAAAATTTCCATTATCCGTAATATTTTTTGTACGAATTGCAGAGGATCAGTGGTACAAAACTTGTTTGTTTTGAGCTTGGTCTTAACATCAGCAACATTTACCACTGCAATCACCAATCTTGTTACTGCCATTACCTTCATCCTAGCTATCTCCTTCAGGTACATGAGCTGATCTCttcttttaataaaaatattgatTACTACAATGTTCTTGCAATTATAATTGAAAGTAGAAAATAAAAATTATAGTGCGAATTCTGCTGTTTACGTATACTATCTAATCTTCAAAAAGTATACTCCCTGTGTCCCCTTTTACATGTCCATTTTTCCAAAACATTGTCCCTTTTTATATGTCCCCGGAGTATGTTTTACTCACATGATGTACATTTCACATGTGTATAAAATATGTAATGTATATAGGCTGGAGAAACTAAACTTTGATAAAGCATCAGGAAAAGCAAAGGTGATGGGAACACTTCTGAGTCTAGCTGGAGGAATGGTTCTTACGTTATACAAAGGCCCAAATTTAACTAGGTGGAATTTTCATCTTAACCTTGTCAATCAGCGCGATCATCATAGTGGATTCGTGGTAGGAACCCACTCGAGCATGATACCGGGTGTTTGTGCTGCTCTTGCTACTGTTACATGCTATGCACTTTGGATGATTCTTCAGGTATTCCAAACTTCATTGTGTTATTTTGTTATGGCGGGTGTTTTATAATCTTCTTTGCTACTTATCACTTAATTACACTCATGGGACAGGCAAAGATTGCAGAGCATTACCCTTGTCCCTACTCCAGTACAGCCCTGATGGTTACCATGACATCAATTCAATGCACACTATATTCCTTATGCGTGCAAAGAGACTGGAGCCAATGGAAGTTGGGATGGAACATCAGACTCCTCACCGCTGCTTATTCGGTAACTTGCGTTCATTTATGTTCTGATCTTGTATTATTCTGTTGTCAACGACATGCTGCATCAAGTTTTATACTTTCTGCTACTACTGGTCGTGCAAAAAACGTTCAAATCCTGTACTTTATCAGTGAGAGATGAGTTCTTTAAAAAACTTGATTGCAGCGGACCATCTGTGCATGTAATTCATGTGTTAATCCGACCGTTTTTTTGATCGGCAATGACCTGTTTTCTTGTAGTATAAATATGTAATTGTTTGGTAACATTCTGAGAAATCTACAGGGAGTGATGGCTACAGGAGTGATGTTTACACTTTTCGCATGGTGCGTACGCATGAGAGGTCCTTTATTTGTATCGGCTTTTAACCCTTTGATGGTTGTGATTGTTGCTCTAGCTGGACCAGTGGTACTGAATGAGACTCTACATCTGGGAAGGTATTTCCTTCAAACAAAATAACAATATTTATCCGTAATTTTAACTAGTGCCACTAACATTATTTAATTGTTTGatttgaatgaagattttctttttATATTAATTTGGCAGTATGCTTGGAGGAATAACAATAATATGTGGATTATATGTTCTGCTTTGGGGAAAAGCGAGGGAACTGAAGGGGAAGGCTCAATCTGAAATAAGCTCTAAAGATTCAACAAAACCGGTCAATATCATGTTAGCTACTTCATCATCAGGAGCATCAGAAAACCATAAATACGTTGATCATAACAACAGTACTCTGAAAGGGGCCACCCTGCACCGTGCTTCAGTGGCAAATGCTGATGACGAATCTGATGAAATTACGATTGCTGAGGAACAAGTTAATTAATCAACTCAATATCTATATTTATCGACTAAAGTCTTAAGACAATATATCTGTGACAGTTTTTAAAATTGTCTAAAGTAAATGGGAATTTATCGTATTGTGTGATCCAAGTGATACTATGAGAAGTTCTTCTTGCTTTTACATTATATATCTAGGTAGCCAAAGTACAGTTAATTCTATCGGTGGTTGTTAGTCTTGTAAATTACAACCAGGATAGTACAGAATAACAAACAAGCAGTATAAAGATTAATATATACAATCGAGTAGAATCATTATTGAAAATATCAGAAAACAAAACTTATGTTATGAAACACAGGTCGTCAAATTCTAGAGATCAGACATATGACCACTTCTTTGAAATCGCTAATACCTTGTCGAGAATGTAAGGTTGCCTAAATATATTGGTATATTTTGTCATATAATTAGTCATATAATTAGCAGGCTGGTAGATAGCCAAACTGATGAAGCTGCTCTTACATTAAGCTTAGAAATGTTTTAATTGTATTGTTCGATTTAGCCCTCATCCCAAACTAGTTAGCTAGTTAGTAGCTACTGAGACTTATTTATGCAAGTCCTGAAGTGCATATATGTGACTCACAGACCCAGAGCTATGTGTTTAGCAACCCCATAATTAGATAAACTTTTCATAGTTTATCAAAATTAGTTCAAAATATGTTTCCCCCATTTTGATTCTTATTATGAAAAAGTGTGGTCATAATTTGGAGGGTAAATGAGTCAGATAAAAACAGTTTGAGTTTCAGCTCGTAAAGTGCTTGAATTGAACTTAACGAAAATCAAGACAGGCTCGAGTTTGAGCTAACGAGTACTTTATTGAGTTAGACTTGAGCTTTAAAATCACTCGGCTCACAAGGCTAGTAATAAGGTTCACAAGGCTAGTAATAAACTCCAAGGAACTTTCTTTTCTATTTTATTATTCACAAATTTTAATATCAGGTACCTGACAAAAAAGATTAATATCAGGTACATTCAAATAATAGAATTCTACACATGTAATAGATTAAATCTAGGTCAAACTTATCATATTCGAGATTTGGTTGATTTTAGTTACAGTTAAATCGACCTTGGAGCCAAACTTGAGCTGGTCGAACTTTAGTTGAGTAGATACCTCTACTTTTGTCAATTGGCTCTATTGGAATTGGTATGTTATTTTCTAGTAAGAAATTGACCAGCTCCAAATCTTTTAAATCGCTACAGGAGTCATTCACCAAATCCAGACAATATATATAAGGATCAGATGTTGGAGAGCAATGCAGATAAATAATTGTATACAGGTCTGGGAAtaagaaaataaatatatgaaGAGAGAAAATAACCAGGTAGAAGTGCTGAAGCTAACATTAGCAATAATATTAATTCAGTTCTTGTCTGCTGGAATTTACGTGTTATACAAGTTGTGTGCAAACGATGGGATGAACTTGAACATTATGGTTGCTTATCGCTTCATTTTTGCTGCTGCTTTTATGCTTCCCCTTGCCTTTTTCCTTGAGAGGTATGTCATTTTTTGAAATAATGATATTTCAGAGTTGTTGAAATAATGAGTGTCAGTTAAACCAAGTACAATATCTTCTGTGAGTATGTCATTTATTGTTTATGAATGAGATGGATCAACATCGAAATTCTTGTTTTTGTGTGTAGGAGCGAAAGATCAAAGCTTTCATGGAAGGTGGTCTTCGAATCATTTGTTTCAGGGTTACTTGGGTAGACGTTTTTACTTGTGTTATTTTCTTTTATGATCAACTCTGTGCATTGTTCATCATATCATCTATGGTATTCGTTTGGTACTAGTATTAATTACTTGATGAAGGTTTGTATCTTGATTCGGCATAGCAAGACATGAATTTATAATTACATAGTAATTAAGGATCTGAGTTGGCTTGGTGATCAGGAGCTCACAAATTATGTGCTAGGGTCATTCTAAAGAGTACTTGTTAAAGTTGTGTACATTTTAGTTTTCGGAGAATCCATTAAAAAGAGGTATATCCCTTTTTTAAATAGATGTATTAGTTTCTAAATTATTTTTCTCTACCTCCAACAAAAACAGGGGAACACTGGGGCAACAATTCTCGCTGCGCGGATTGGCCTTAACTTCAGCATCATTTGCAACAGCCACGGCAAATCTTATTCCTACCATGACTTTTGTCTTGGCCATCAGCTTTAGGTAAGAATAACTGGATACATGGATCTATTAATCTCTAGCTAACGTTGCAATATTAGATGATAAGCCTGTTTATTATCTAATATATAGATTTGTGTGTTAGTAGATTGGAGATATTGGGGTGGAATAAAGCAGCAGGGAAAGCAAAAGTGGGAGGAACATTGATGGGAGTTATTGGGACCATGATCCTCACCTTCCTCAAAGGCCCTGATATCAAATTCTGGATTCCCCACATTGGTTTTCTTGAAAATAGTAGACATAGCGCGGTCAACTCTCACCAATTTCAAATTTTAGGCGCTTTCTTGGCTGTAGCCGCTTCTCTTATGTACTCCCTTTACTTGATCCTCCaggtactctctctctctctctctctctctcacacacacacacacacacgacaTGCATGTATAAAGCATAGAGTTTTTCTTCCTTCTGACTTGATTATTCACGTGGGGTGTGAACAGACGAAAATTACACAGCGATACCCTCATCCATACTCCAGCATAGCTCTAATGAATACAATGGCAGCAATTCAAAGCACAGTTTTTGCACTTTCGATGGAGAGAGATTGGAACCAATGGAAACTAGGATGGAACATTAGACTCCTCACTGTTGTTTACGGGGTACAATAATGCGTTTGCTCACTCTTAATAGATAATGCGTGCCCGTGTGCATAAAAGAATGTGTT is a window from the Apium graveolens cultivar Ventura chromosome 1, ASM990537v1, whole genome shotgun sequence genome containing:
- the LOC141720585 gene encoding WAT1-related protein At1g25270-like isoform X2, translated to MKNISNVIEGLKPTILMVIAETILGASNVLFKLASNDGADLRILVAYRFLFASAFLVPVALVVERRPKLTWKVIWQSLLCAFVGGSVVQNLFVLSLVLTSATFTTAITNLVTAITFILAISFRLEKLNFDKASGKAKVMGTLLSLAGGMVLTLYKGPNLTRWNFHLNLVNQRDHHSGFVVGTHSSMIPGVCAALATVTCYALWMILQAKIAEHYPCPYSSTALMVTMTSIQCTLYSLCVQRDWSQWKLGWNIRLLTAAYSGVMATGVMFTLFAWCVRMRGPLFVSAFNPLMVVIVALAGPVVLNETLHLGSMLGGITIICGLYVLLWGKARELKGKAQSEISSKDSTKPVNIMLATSSSGASENHKYVDHNNSTLKGATLHRASVANADDESDEITIAEEQVN
- the LOC141720585 gene encoding WAT1-related protein At1g25270-like isoform X1, whose amino-acid sequence is MKNISNVIEGLKPTILMVIAETILGASNVLFKLASNDGADLRILVAYRFLFASAFLVPVALVVERNRRPKLTWKVIWQSLLCAFVGGSVVQNLFVLSLVLTSATFTTAITNLVTAITFILAISFRLEKLNFDKASGKAKVMGTLLSLAGGMVLTLYKGPNLTRWNFHLNLVNQRDHHSGFVVGTHSSMIPGVCAALATVTCYALWMILQAKIAEHYPCPYSSTALMVTMTSIQCTLYSLCVQRDWSQWKLGWNIRLLTAAYSGVMATGVMFTLFAWCVRMRGPLFVSAFNPLMVVIVALAGPVVLNETLHLGSMLGGITIICGLYVLLWGKARELKGKAQSEISSKDSTKPVNIMLATSSSGASENHKYVDHNNSTLKGATLHRASVANADDESDEITIAEEQVN